A genome region from Thermococcus gorgonarius includes the following:
- a CDS encoding leucine/methionine racemase yields MLPRKEEVIEGYSLYISRASHVTYAPIVPYKARNALVWDVEGREYIDFLSDAAVQNVGHNNPRVVEAVKGTAERLLHFTFIYGFPVEPYLLAKKLAEIAPIESSKVAFGLSGSDANDGAIKFARAYTGRRAVIGYLRSYYGSTYGAMSVTGLDFEVRSKVGQLSDVHFIPYPNCYRCPFGKEPGKCRMECLEYLKEKFEGEVHAEGVALLLAEPIQGDAGMVVPPEGYFRRLKKILDEHGILLAVDEVQSGLGRTGKWFAIEHFGVEPDIITLAKPLGGGLPISAVVGRGEIMDSLPPLGHAFTLSGNPVASAAALAVIEEIEERNLLERAERLGKKAKGRLEKMKKRHELIGDVRGLGLMLGVELVKDRETKERAYDEAKKVVWRAYELGLIVAFLQGNVLRIQPPLTIEEELLEEGLDRLEEAIEDVEEGKVPDSVLEKVQGW; encoded by the coding sequence ATGTTGCCCCGAAAGGAGGAGGTCATCGAAGGGTACTCCCTCTACATTTCAAGGGCCTCGCATGTTACCTATGCCCCAATAGTGCCCTACAAAGCTCGGAACGCCCTTGTATGGGACGTTGAGGGGAGGGAGTACATAGACTTCCTGAGCGATGCTGCCGTTCAGAACGTCGGACACAACAACCCGCGCGTTGTGGAGGCCGTGAAGGGAACGGCAGAGAGATTGCTCCACTTCACTTTCATCTACGGCTTTCCCGTTGAGCCCTACCTCCTGGCGAAAAAGCTGGCCGAAATAGCGCCCATAGAAAGCTCAAAGGTGGCTTTTGGGCTGAGCGGAAGCGATGCAAACGATGGGGCCATAAAGTTCGCGAGGGCCTACACCGGCAGGAGAGCGGTAATCGGCTACCTGCGGAGCTACTACGGTTCAACCTACGGTGCGATGAGCGTTACCGGGCTCGACTTCGAGGTTCGCTCCAAGGTCGGCCAGCTCAGCGACGTGCACTTCATCCCGTATCCAAACTGCTACCGCTGTCCCTTTGGCAAGGAACCTGGAAAGTGCAGAATGGAGTGTTTGGAATACCTCAAAGAGAAGTTTGAAGGGGAAGTTCACGCTGAAGGTGTAGCTTTGCTCCTCGCGGAGCCTATACAGGGCGATGCGGGGATGGTCGTTCCCCCCGAAGGCTACTTTAGGAGGCTAAAGAAAATCTTAGACGAGCACGGTATTCTCCTAGCCGTGGATGAAGTCCAGAGCGGTCTCGGAAGGACGGGAAAATGGTTCGCCATAGAACACTTTGGAGTTGAGCCCGACATAATAACCCTGGCCAAGCCCCTTGGCGGTGGGTTGCCCATAAGCGCCGTCGTCGGAAGAGGCGAGATAATGGATTCCCTGCCGCCTCTCGGCCACGCCTTCACCCTGAGCGGGAACCCGGTTGCGAGTGCCGCGGCCTTGGCTGTTATCGAGGAAATCGAGGAGCGAAACCTCTTAGAGCGCGCCGAAAGGCTCGGCAAGAAAGCCAAGGGCAGGCTGGAGAAAATGAAGAAGAGGCACGAGCTCATCGGCGACGTTAGGGGACTTGGATTGATGCTCGGCGTTGAGCTTGTGAAGGACAGGGAGACCAAGGAGAGGGCCTACGACGAGGCCAAGAAGGTCGTCTGGAGGGCCTACGAGCTGGGCCTCATAGTTGCCTTCCTGCAGGGCAACGTCCTGAGGATTCAGCCACCGCTAACGATAGAGGAGGAACTACTGGAGGAAGGCCTTGACAGGCTTGAGGAGGCAATAGAAGACGTCGAGGAGGGGAAGGTTCCGGACAGCGTTCTGGAGAAGGTTCAGGGCTGGTAA
- a CDS encoding Lrp/AsnC family transcriptional regulator, with amino-acid sequence MAEIEKLDELDRAILHILQEDGRASYSEIARRLKVPESTVRLRVKKLVEKGIIRKFAALINPFKAGYSIVAFIAVDVEPNKIKEAVEKLKELPEVDVLGIATGAHDILMQVTVKDLQELENFLIEKLGKIDGIKSTETSILTSVKKWGYARVF; translated from the coding sequence ATGGCGGAAATAGAAAAGCTGGACGAGCTCGACAGGGCGATACTGCACATACTCCAGGAGGATGGCAGGGCGAGTTACTCTGAAATAGCAAGGCGCCTGAAAGTGCCCGAGTCAACGGTCAGGCTAAGGGTGAAGAAGCTCGTGGAGAAGGGAATCATAAGGAAGTTCGCCGCACTTATAAACCCCTTCAAAGCCGGCTATTCAATAGTGGCCTTCATAGCAGTTGACGTCGAGCCGAATAAAATCAAGGAGGCCGTTGAAAAGCTAAAGGAGTTGCCAGAGGTTGACGTCCTCGGCATAGCCACGGGTGCTCACGACATTCTAATGCAGGTTACAGTTAAGGATCTCCAAGAGCTTGAGAACTTCCTGATAGAAAAGCTCGGCAAGATTGATGGAATAAAGAGCACTGAAACGTCTATCCTCACGAGCGTCAAGAAGTGGGGCTACGCGAGGGTGTTCTGA